The following coding sequences are from one Carcharodon carcharias isolate sCarCar2 chromosome 13, sCarCar2.pri, whole genome shotgun sequence window:
- the LOC121286264 gene encoding phosphate carrier protein, mitochondrial-like isoform X2, with protein sequence MLKDVLISGRSRVLRIGAILDLDSVVVGTADMFSPAVLSVAAANPFSSPRFQLFTDSAAVHRAQASEAQDLTAAPTRRLLATASAQEEHSCEYGSPKFYALCGFGGILSCGLTHTAVVPLDLVKCRIQVDPGKYQSIFKGFSVTVKEDGIRGLGKGWAPTFIGYSMQGLCKFGFYEVFKNFYSQLLGEENTYLWRTSLYLAASASAEFFADIALAPMEACKVRIQTQPGYANTLREAFPKMHAEEGLWAFYKGVAPLWMRQIPYTMMKFACFERTVEALYRYVVPKPRADCTKAEQLVVTFVAGYIAGVFCAIVSHPADSVVSVLNKEKGSSALQVLKRLGPLGVWKGLFARIIMIGTLTALQWFIYDSVKVYFRLPRPPPPEMPESLKKKLGLK encoded by the exons ATGTTGAAGGACGTATTGATTAGCGGGAGGTCGCGCGTCCTCCGAATCGGCGCCATTTTAGACTTGGATTCTGTAGTTGTGGGTACTGCTGACATGTTCTCCCCTGCTGTGCTGAGTGTCGCTGCGGCAAACCCGTTCAGTTCGCCCCGCTTCCAGCTCTTCACAGACTCCGCTGCCGTTCATAGGGCCCAGGCTTCCGAGGCACAGGACCTCACAGCAGCTCCCACTCGCCGCCTCCTCGCTACCGCCTCCGCTCAAG AGGAACACAGCTGCGAGTATGGCTCCCCCAAGTTTTATGCTTTGTGTGGATTTGGTGGTATCCTGAGTTGTGGTCTAACACACACTGCTGTTGTGCCCTTGGATCTGGTGAAGTGTCGAATCCAG GTGGATCCTGGAAAATACCAGAGCATCTTCAAAGGGTTTTCAGTCACTGTAAAAGAAGATGGTATTCGTGGTCTGggaaaaggatgggctccaacCTTCATTGGCTATTCAATGCAAGGGCTATGCAAATTTGGTTTCTATGAAGTTTTCAagaacttttacagtcagttacTGGGTGAG GAAAATACGTACCTCTGGCGCACATCTCTCTATCTTGCTGCATCTGCCAGTGCTGAATTCTTTGCTGATATTGCACTTGCTCCAATGGAGGCTTGTAAGGTCCGAATTCAGACCCAACCTGGTTATGCAAACACTCTGAGAGAAGCTTTTCCTAAAATGCATGCTGAAGAAGGCCTTTGGGC ATTCTACAAAGGTGTTGCCCCTCTGTGGATGAGACAGATTCCCTACACAATGATGAAGTTCGCTTGCTTTGAGCGCACAGTTGAAGCACTGTACAGATATGTGGTTCCCAAACCTCGTGCCGATTGTACCAAAGCTGAGCAGCTGGTGGTGACTTTTGTCGCTGGTTATATTG ctGGTGTATTTTGCGCTATTGTGTCTCACCCTGCTGATTCTGTGGTGTCAGTGCTGAACAAGGAAAAGGGTAGCTCTGCATTACAGGTTCTGAAAAGGCTTGGACCTTTAG GAGTGTGGAAGGGGCTCTTTGCTCGTATTATCATGATCGGCACTCTGACTGCCTTGCAGTGGTTTATCTATGACTCTGTGAAGGTGTACTTCAGGCTTCCTCGCCCACCTCCCCCGGAGATGCCAGAGTCACTGAAGAAGAAGCTTGGGTTAAAGTAA
- the LOC121286264 gene encoding phosphate carrier protein, mitochondrial-like isoform X1: protein MLKDVLISGRSRVLRIGAILDLDSVVVGTADMFSPAVLSVAAANPFSSPRFQLFTDSAAVHRAQASEAQDLTAAPTRRLLATASAQEQEEYSCEYGSARFYALCGLGGIISCGTTHTAVVPLDLVKCRIQVDPGKYQSIFKGFSVTVKEDGIRGLGKGWAPTFIGYSMQGLCKFGFYEVFKNFYSQLLGEENTYLWRTSLYLAASASAEFFADIALAPMEACKVRIQTQPGYANTLREAFPKMHAEEGLWAFYKGVAPLWMRQIPYTMMKFACFERTVEALYRYVVPKPRADCTKAEQLVVTFVAGYIAGVFCAIVSHPADSVVSVLNKEKGSSALQVLKRLGPLGVWKGLFARIIMIGTLTALQWFIYDSVKVYFRLPRPPPPEMPESLKKKLGLK, encoded by the exons ATGTTGAAGGACGTATTGATTAGCGGGAGGTCGCGCGTCCTCCGAATCGGCGCCATTTTAGACTTGGATTCTGTAGTTGTGGGTACTGCTGACATGTTCTCCCCTGCTGTGCTGAGTGTCGCTGCGGCAAACCCGTTCAGTTCGCCCCGCTTCCAGCTCTTCACAGACTCCGCTGCCGTTCATAGGGCCCAGGCTTCCGAGGCACAGGACCTCACAGCAGCTCCCACTCGCCGCCTCCTCGCTACCGCCTCCGCTCAAG AGCAGGAAGAATATAGCTGTGAATATGGCTCTGCTCGCTTCTATGCCCTATGCGGCCTGGGTGGGATCATCAGCTGCGGTACAACACACACGGCCGTGGTGCCCTTGGATCTGGTGAAATGCAGGATTCAG GTGGATCCTGGAAAATACCAGAGCATCTTCAAAGGGTTTTCAGTCACTGTAAAAGAAGATGGTATTCGTGGTCTGggaaaaggatgggctccaacCTTCATTGGCTATTCAATGCAAGGGCTATGCAAATTTGGTTTCTATGAAGTTTTCAagaacttttacagtcagttacTGGGTGAG GAAAATACGTACCTCTGGCGCACATCTCTCTATCTTGCTGCATCTGCCAGTGCTGAATTCTTTGCTGATATTGCACTTGCTCCAATGGAGGCTTGTAAGGTCCGAATTCAGACCCAACCTGGTTATGCAAACACTCTGAGAGAAGCTTTTCCTAAAATGCATGCTGAAGAAGGCCTTTGGGC ATTCTACAAAGGTGTTGCCCCTCTGTGGATGAGACAGATTCCCTACACAATGATGAAGTTCGCTTGCTTTGAGCGCACAGTTGAAGCACTGTACAGATATGTGGTTCCCAAACCTCGTGCCGATTGTACCAAAGCTGAGCAGCTGGTGGTGACTTTTGTCGCTGGTTATATTG ctGGTGTATTTTGCGCTATTGTGTCTCACCCTGCTGATTCTGTGGTGTCAGTGCTGAACAAGGAAAAGGGTAGCTCTGCATTACAGGTTCTGAAAAGGCTTGGACCTTTAG GAGTGTGGAAGGGGCTCTTTGCTCGTATTATCATGATCGGCACTCTGACTGCCTTGCAGTGGTTTATCTATGACTCTGTGAAGGTGTACTTCAGGCTTCCTCGCCCACCTCCCCCGGAGATGCCAGAGTCACTGAAGAAGAAGCTTGGGTTAAAGTAA